The Pan troglodytes isolate AG18354 chromosome 1, NHGRI_mPanTro3-v2.0_pri, whole genome shotgun sequence genome includes a region encoding these proteins:
- the ZNF593OS gene encoding putative transmembrane protein ZNF593OS, giving the protein MQAAGELKAEPRSLLAGVVATVLAVLGLGGSCYAVWKMVGQRRVPRAP; this is encoded by the coding sequence ATGCAGGCAGCTGGTGAGCTGAAGGCAGAGCCCCGGAGTCTGCTGGCGGGAGTTGTGGCTACAGTGCTAGCTGTCCTCGGGCTGGGTGGCTCCTGCTATGCCGTCTGGAAGATGGTGGGGCAGCGGCGGGTGCCACGGGCCCCGTAA
- the ZNF593 gene encoding zinc finger protein 593 yields MGRSRRTGAHRAHSLARQMKAKRRRPDLDEIHRELRPQGSARPQPDPNAEFDPDLPGGGLHRCLACARYFIDSTNLKTHFRSKDHKKRLKQLSVEPYSQEEAERAAGMGSYVPPRRLAVPTEVSTEVPEMDTST; encoded by the exons ATGGGTCGCTCCCGCCGGACAGGCGCGCACCGAGCGCACTCTCTAGCCCGGCAGATGAAGGCGAAGCGGCGGCGGCCGGACTTGGATGAGATTCACCGCGAGCTGCGGCCTCAGGGATCCGCACGACCCCAGCCCGACCCAAACGCCGAGTTCGACCCCGACCTGCCAGGGGGCGGCCTGCACCGCTGTCTGGCCTGCGC GAGGTACTTCATCGATTCCACCAACCTGAAGACCCACTTCCGATCCAAAGACCACAAGAAAAG gctgaagcagctGAGCGTCGAGCCCTACAGTCAGGAAGAGGCGGAGAGGGCAGCGGGTATGGGATCCTATGTGCCCCCCAGGCGGCTGGCAGTGCCCACGGAAGTGTCCACTGAGGTCCCTGAGATGGATACCTCTACCTGA
- the CNKSR1 gene encoding connector enhancer of kinase suppressor of ras 1 isoform X2: protein MEPVETWTPGKVATWLRGLDDSLQDYPFEDWQLPGKNLLQLCPRSLEALAVRSLGHQELILGGVEQLQALSSRLQTENLQSLTEGLLGATHDFQSIVQGCLGDCAKTPIDVLCAAVELVHEADALLFWLSRYLFSHLNDFSACQEIRDLLEELSQVLHEDGPATEKEGTVLRICSHVAGICHNILVCCPKELLEQRAVLEQVQLDSPLGLEIHTTSNCQHFVSQVDTQVPTDSRLQIQPGDEVVQINEQVVVGWPRKNMVRELLREPAGLSLVLKKIPIPETPPQTPPQVLDSPHQRSPSLSLAPLSPRAPSEDVFAFDLSSNPSPGPSPAWTDSASLGPEPLPIPPEPPAILPAGVAGTPGLPESPDKSPVGRKKSKGLATRLSRRRVSCRELGRPDCDGWLLLRKAPGGFMGPRWRRRWFVLKGHTLYWYRQPQDEKAEGLINVSNYSLESGHDQKKKYVFQLTHDVYKPFIFAADTLTDLSMWVRHLITCISKYQSPGRAPLPREEDCYSETEAEDPDDEAGSHSASPSPAQAGSPLHGDTSPAATPTQRSPRTSFGSLTDSSEEALEGMVRGLRQGGVSLLGQPQPLTQEQWRSSFMRRNRDPQLNERVHRVRALQSTLKAKLQELQVLEEVLGDPELTGEKFRQWKEQNRELYSEGLGAWGVAQAEGSSHILTSDSTEQSPHSLPSDPEEHSHLCPLTSESSLRPPDL, encoded by the exons ATGGAACCGGTAGAGACCTGGACCCCCGGAAAGGTGGCAACTTGGCTGAGAG GTCTTGACGACTCCCTGCAGGACTATCCCTTTGAGGACTGGCAGCTGCCTGGCAAGAACCTGCTCCAGCTCTGCCCCCGAAGCCTCGAGGCTCTGGCTGTGCGGTCTCTGGGACACCAGGAGCTCATCCTGGGCGGGGTGGAACAGCTCCAGGCCCTG AGCTCCAGGCTACAGACAGAGAACCTGCAAAGCCTGACAGAGGGACTGCTGGGGGCAACCCATGACTTCCAGAGCATAGTCCAAGGCTGCCTGGGGGACTGTGCCAAGACCCCTATTGATGTCCTCTGTGCGGCTGTGGAGCTGGTGCATGAAGCTGACGCCCTCCTCTTCTGGCTCAGCAG GTACCTCTTCTCCCACTTAAATGATTTCTCAGCATGCCAGGAGATCCGAGACTTGTTGGAGGAGCTGAGCCAGGTCTTGCATGAG GATGGTCCAGCGACTGAGAAGGAGGGCACAGTCCTGAGGATC TGCAGCCACGTGGCTGGGATCTGCCACAACATCCTGGTCTGCTGCCCCAAGGAGCTGCTGGAACAGAGGGCCGTGCTCGAGCAGGTGCAGCTGGACAGTCCATTG ggCCTAGAAATTCACACCACCAGCAATTGCCAGCACTTTGTGTCCCAAGTGGACACCCAG GTTCCCACTGACTCCCGACTGCAGATCCAGCCTGGAGACGAGGTTGTCCAGATCAACGAGCAGGTGGTG GTGGGATGGCCCCGTAAGAACATGGTGAGGGAACTGCTGCGGGAGCCAGCCGGACTCAGCTTAGTGCTGAAGAAGATCCCGATACCGGAGACCCCCCCACAG ACGCCCCCTCAGGTCCTGGACTCCCCGCACCAGAGGAGCCCATCACTGTCTCTGGCCCCACTGTCTCCCAG GGCCCCATCTGAAGACGTCTTTGCCTTTGACCTGTCTTCAAACCCCAGTCCCGGACCCAGCCCTGCCTGGACAG ACTCTGCCTCCCTTGGCCCTGAGCCCCTGCCCATCCCCCCGGAACCCCCAGCCATACTCCCAGCAGGGGTAGCAGGGACTCCAGGGCTCCCTGAATCCCCTGACAAG AGTCCTGTTGGTCGGAAGAAATCAAAAG GCCTGGCGACCCGGCTGAGCCGCCGGCGGGTGTCATGCCGTGAGCTGGGCCGGCCGGACTGTGACGGCTGGCTCCTGTTGCGAAAGGCACCGGGCGGCTTCATGGGCCCGCGCTGGCGCCGCCGCTGGTTTGTGCTCAAGGGACACACGCTCTACTGGTACCGCCAGCCCCAG GATGAGAAGGCTGAGGGCCTCATCAATGTCTCCAACTATAGTCTGGAAAGTGGACATGATCAGAAGAAGAAATA TGTGTTTCAGCTCACCCATGATGTGTACAAACCCTTCATCTTCGCTGCTGATACCCTGACAGATCTGAGCAT GTGGGTGCGTCATCTCATTACCTGCATCTCCAAGTACCAGTCTCCAGGCCGGGCCCCCCTACCCCGAGAGGAAG ACTGCTACAGTGAGACCGAAGCAGAGGACCCGGACGATGAGGCTGGGTCCCACTCAGCCTCG CCCAGCCCTGCTCAAGCTGGGAGTCCCCTCCATGGAGACACATCACCTGCAGCCACCCCCACACAGCGCAGCCCACGGACCTCCTTTGGCTCTCTGACAG acagcagtgaagaggCACTGGAAGGAATGGtacgggggctgaggcagggtggCGTGTCCCTCCTAGGCCAGCCACAGCCCCTGACCCAGGAACAGTGGCGGAGCTCTTTCATGCGGCGCAACCGAGACCCTCAGCTCAATGAGCGAGTGCACCGTGTGCGGGCGCTACAGAGCACACTCAAG GCAAAGCTGCAGGAGCTGCAGGTCCTAGAAGAAGTGCTGGGTGACCCTGAGCTGACAGGAGAGAAGTTCCGCCAGTGGAAGGAGCAGAACCGGGAGCTGTACTCAGAGGGCCTGGGGGCCTGGGGAGTGGCACAGGCTGAAGGCAGCTCCCACATCTTGACCTCTGACTCCACAGAACAGTCCCCCCACTCCCTGCCCTCTGACCCTGAAGAGCACTCCCATCTCTGCCCCCTGACCTCAGAGAGCAGCCTCCGACCTCCTGACCTCTGA
- the CNKSR1 gene encoding connector enhancer of kinase suppressor of ras 1 isoform X1, which translates to MKEAVNTKCEGGMTSPELAKFREAGNLNLDVTLLNDDNTRTLHGPTMGEIQTLGLWVTGLDDSLQDYPFEDWQLPGKNLLQLCPRSLEALAVRSLGHQELILGGVEQLQALSSRLQTENLQSLTEGLLGATHDFQSIVQGCLGDCAKTPIDVLCAAVELVHEADALLFWLSRYLFSHLNDFSACQEIRDLLEELSQVLHEDGPATEKEGTVLRICSHVAGICHNILVCCPKELLEQRAVLEQVQLDSPLGLEIHTTSNCQHFVSQVDTQVPTDSRLQIQPGDEVVQINEQVVVGWPRKNMVRELLREPAGLSLVLKKIPIPETPPQTPPQVLDSPHQRSPSLSLAPLSPRAPSEDVFAFDLSSNPSPGPSPAWTDSASLGPEPLPIPPEPPAILPAGVAGTPGLPESPDKSPVGRKKSKGLATRLSRRRVSCRELGRPDCDGWLLLRKAPGGFMGPRWRRRWFVLKGHTLYWYRQPQDEKAEGLINVSNYSLESGHDQKKKYVFQLTHDVYKPFIFAADTLTDLSMWVRHLITCISKYQSPGRAPLPREEDCYSETEAEDPDDEAGSHSASPSPAQAGSPLHGDTSPAATPTQRSPRTSFGSLTDSSEEALEGMVRGLRQGGVSLLGQPQPLTQEQWRSSFMRRNRDPQLNERVHRVRALQSTLKAKLQELQVLEEVLGDPELTGEKFRQWKEQNRELYSEGLGAWGVAQAEGSSHILTSDSTEQSPHSLPSDPEEHSHLCPLTSESSLRPPDL; encoded by the exons ATGAAAGAGGCTGTTAATACCAAGTGTGAAGGTGGGATGACATCACCAGAGCTGGCCAAGTTCAGAGAAGCTGGAAATCTCAATTTGGATGTGACGTTATTAAATGATGACAACACACGTACACTACATGGGCCAACCATGGGCGAAATTCAGACTTTGGGTCTCTGGGTTACAG GTCTTGACGACTCCCTGCAGGACTATCCCTTTGAGGACTGGCAGCTGCCTGGCAAGAACCTGCTCCAGCTCTGCCCCCGAAGCCTCGAGGCTCTGGCTGTGCGGTCTCTGGGACACCAGGAGCTCATCCTGGGCGGGGTGGAACAGCTCCAGGCCCTG AGCTCCAGGCTACAGACAGAGAACCTGCAAAGCCTGACAGAGGGACTGCTGGGGGCAACCCATGACTTCCAGAGCATAGTCCAAGGCTGCCTGGGGGACTGTGCCAAGACCCCTATTGATGTCCTCTGTGCGGCTGTGGAGCTGGTGCATGAAGCTGACGCCCTCCTCTTCTGGCTCAGCAG GTACCTCTTCTCCCACTTAAATGATTTCTCAGCATGCCAGGAGATCCGAGACTTGTTGGAGGAGCTGAGCCAGGTCTTGCATGAG GATGGTCCAGCGACTGAGAAGGAGGGCACAGTCCTGAGGATC TGCAGCCACGTGGCTGGGATCTGCCACAACATCCTGGTCTGCTGCCCCAAGGAGCTGCTGGAACAGAGGGCCGTGCTCGAGCAGGTGCAGCTGGACAGTCCATTG ggCCTAGAAATTCACACCACCAGCAATTGCCAGCACTTTGTGTCCCAAGTGGACACCCAG GTTCCCACTGACTCCCGACTGCAGATCCAGCCTGGAGACGAGGTTGTCCAGATCAACGAGCAGGTGGTG GTGGGATGGCCCCGTAAGAACATGGTGAGGGAACTGCTGCGGGAGCCAGCCGGACTCAGCTTAGTGCTGAAGAAGATCCCGATACCGGAGACCCCCCCACAG ACGCCCCCTCAGGTCCTGGACTCCCCGCACCAGAGGAGCCCATCACTGTCTCTGGCCCCACTGTCTCCCAG GGCCCCATCTGAAGACGTCTTTGCCTTTGACCTGTCTTCAAACCCCAGTCCCGGACCCAGCCCTGCCTGGACAG ACTCTGCCTCCCTTGGCCCTGAGCCCCTGCCCATCCCCCCGGAACCCCCAGCCATACTCCCAGCAGGGGTAGCAGGGACTCCAGGGCTCCCTGAATCCCCTGACAAG AGTCCTGTTGGTCGGAAGAAATCAAAAG GCCTGGCGACCCGGCTGAGCCGCCGGCGGGTGTCATGCCGTGAGCTGGGCCGGCCGGACTGTGACGGCTGGCTCCTGTTGCGAAAGGCACCGGGCGGCTTCATGGGCCCGCGCTGGCGCCGCCGCTGGTTTGTGCTCAAGGGACACACGCTCTACTGGTACCGCCAGCCCCAG GATGAGAAGGCTGAGGGCCTCATCAATGTCTCCAACTATAGTCTGGAAAGTGGACATGATCAGAAGAAGAAATA TGTGTTTCAGCTCACCCATGATGTGTACAAACCCTTCATCTTCGCTGCTGATACCCTGACAGATCTGAGCAT GTGGGTGCGTCATCTCATTACCTGCATCTCCAAGTACCAGTCTCCAGGCCGGGCCCCCCTACCCCGAGAGGAAG ACTGCTACAGTGAGACCGAAGCAGAGGACCCGGACGATGAGGCTGGGTCCCACTCAGCCTCG CCCAGCCCTGCTCAAGCTGGGAGTCCCCTCCATGGAGACACATCACCTGCAGCCACCCCCACACAGCGCAGCCCACGGACCTCCTTTGGCTCTCTGACAG acagcagtgaagaggCACTGGAAGGAATGGtacgggggctgaggcagggtggCGTGTCCCTCCTAGGCCAGCCACAGCCCCTGACCCAGGAACAGTGGCGGAGCTCTTTCATGCGGCGCAACCGAGACCCTCAGCTCAATGAGCGAGTGCACCGTGTGCGGGCGCTACAGAGCACACTCAAG GCAAAGCTGCAGGAGCTGCAGGTCCTAGAAGAAGTGCTGGGTGACCCTGAGCTGACAGGAGAGAAGTTCCGCCAGTGGAAGGAGCAGAACCGGGAGCTGTACTCAGAGGGCCTGGGGGCCTGGGGAGTGGCACAGGCTGAAGGCAGCTCCCACATCTTGACCTCTGACTCCACAGAACAGTCCCCCCACTCCCTGCCCTCTGACCCTGAAGAGCACTCCCATCTCTGCCCCCTGACCTCAGAGAGCAGCCTCCGACCTCCTGACCTCTGA
- the CNKSR1 gene encoding connector enhancer of kinase suppressor of ras 1 isoform X3: MEPVETWTPGKVATWLRGLDDSLQDYPFEDWQLPGKNLLQLCPRSLEALAVRSLGHQELILGGVEQLQALSSRLQTENLQSLTEGLLGATHDFQSIVQGCLGDCAKTPIDVLCAAVELVHEADALLFWLSRYLFSHLNDFSACQEIRDLLEELSQVLHEDGPATEKEGTVLRICSHVAGICHNILVCCPKELLEQRAVLEQVQLDSPLGLEIHTTSNCQHFVSQVDTQVPTDSRLQIQPGDEVVQINEQVVVREERDMVGWPRKNMVRELLREPAGLSLVLKKIPIPETPPQTPPQVLDSPHQRSPSLSLAPLSPRAPSEDVFAFDLSSNPSPGPSPAWTDSASLGPEPLPIPPEPPAILPAGVAGTPGLPESPDKSPVGRKKSKGLATRLSRRRVSCRELGRPDCDGWLLLRKAPGGFMGPRWRRRWFVLKGHTLYWYRQPQDEKAEGLINVSNYSLESGHDQKKKYVFQLTHDVYKPFIFAADTLTDLSMWVRHLITCISKYQSPGRAPLPREEDCYSETEAEDPDDEAGSHSASPSPAQAGSPLHGDTSPAATPTQRSPRTSFGSLTDSSEEALEGMVRGLRQGGVSLLGQPQPLTQEQWRSSFMRRNRDPQLNERVHRVRALQSTLKAKLQELQVLEEVLGDPELTGEKFRQWKEQNRELYSEGLGAWGVAQAEGSSHILTSDSTEQSPHSLPSDPEEHSHLCPLTSESSLRPPDL; this comes from the exons ATGGAACCGGTAGAGACCTGGACCCCCGGAAAGGTGGCAACTTGGCTGAGAG GTCTTGACGACTCCCTGCAGGACTATCCCTTTGAGGACTGGCAGCTGCCTGGCAAGAACCTGCTCCAGCTCTGCCCCCGAAGCCTCGAGGCTCTGGCTGTGCGGTCTCTGGGACACCAGGAGCTCATCCTGGGCGGGGTGGAACAGCTCCAGGCCCTG AGCTCCAGGCTACAGACAGAGAACCTGCAAAGCCTGACAGAGGGACTGCTGGGGGCAACCCATGACTTCCAGAGCATAGTCCAAGGCTGCCTGGGGGACTGTGCCAAGACCCCTATTGATGTCCTCTGTGCGGCTGTGGAGCTGGTGCATGAAGCTGACGCCCTCCTCTTCTGGCTCAGCAG GTACCTCTTCTCCCACTTAAATGATTTCTCAGCATGCCAGGAGATCCGAGACTTGTTGGAGGAGCTGAGCCAGGTCTTGCATGAG GATGGTCCAGCGACTGAGAAGGAGGGCACAGTCCTGAGGATC TGCAGCCACGTGGCTGGGATCTGCCACAACATCCTGGTCTGCTGCCCCAAGGAGCTGCTGGAACAGAGGGCCGTGCTCGAGCAGGTGCAGCTGGACAGTCCATTG ggCCTAGAAATTCACACCACCAGCAATTGCCAGCACTTTGTGTCCCAAGTGGACACCCAG GTTCCCACTGACTCCCGACTGCAGATCCAGCCTGGAGACGAGGTTGTCCAGATCAACGAGCAGGTGGTGGTGCGTGAGGAGAGGGACATG GTGGGATGGCCCCGTAAGAACATGGTGAGGGAACTGCTGCGGGAGCCAGCCGGACTCAGCTTAGTGCTGAAGAAGATCCCGATACCGGAGACCCCCCCACAG ACGCCCCCTCAGGTCCTGGACTCCCCGCACCAGAGGAGCCCATCACTGTCTCTGGCCCCACTGTCTCCCAG GGCCCCATCTGAAGACGTCTTTGCCTTTGACCTGTCTTCAAACCCCAGTCCCGGACCCAGCCCTGCCTGGACAG ACTCTGCCTCCCTTGGCCCTGAGCCCCTGCCCATCCCCCCGGAACCCCCAGCCATACTCCCAGCAGGGGTAGCAGGGACTCCAGGGCTCCCTGAATCCCCTGACAAG AGTCCTGTTGGTCGGAAGAAATCAAAAG GCCTGGCGACCCGGCTGAGCCGCCGGCGGGTGTCATGCCGTGAGCTGGGCCGGCCGGACTGTGACGGCTGGCTCCTGTTGCGAAAGGCACCGGGCGGCTTCATGGGCCCGCGCTGGCGCCGCCGCTGGTTTGTGCTCAAGGGACACACGCTCTACTGGTACCGCCAGCCCCAG GATGAGAAGGCTGAGGGCCTCATCAATGTCTCCAACTATAGTCTGGAAAGTGGACATGATCAGAAGAAGAAATA TGTGTTTCAGCTCACCCATGATGTGTACAAACCCTTCATCTTCGCTGCTGATACCCTGACAGATCTGAGCAT GTGGGTGCGTCATCTCATTACCTGCATCTCCAAGTACCAGTCTCCAGGCCGGGCCCCCCTACCCCGAGAGGAAG ACTGCTACAGTGAGACCGAAGCAGAGGACCCGGACGATGAGGCTGGGTCCCACTCAGCCTCG CCCAGCCCTGCTCAAGCTGGGAGTCCCCTCCATGGAGACACATCACCTGCAGCCACCCCCACACAGCGCAGCCCACGGACCTCCTTTGGCTCTCTGACAG acagcagtgaagaggCACTGGAAGGAATGGtacgggggctgaggcagggtggCGTGTCCCTCCTAGGCCAGCCACAGCCCCTGACCCAGGAACAGTGGCGGAGCTCTTTCATGCGGCGCAACCGAGACCCTCAGCTCAATGAGCGAGTGCACCGTGTGCGGGCGCTACAGAGCACACTCAAG GCAAAGCTGCAGGAGCTGCAGGTCCTAGAAGAAGTGCTGGGTGACCCTGAGCTGACAGGAGAGAAGTTCCGCCAGTGGAAGGAGCAGAACCGGGAGCTGTACTCAGAGGGCCTGGGGGCCTGGGGAGTGGCACAGGCTGAAGGCAGCTCCCACATCTTGACCTCTGACTCCACAGAACAGTCCCCCCACTCCCTGCCCTCTGACCCTGAAGAGCACTCCCATCTCTGCCCCCTGACCTCAGAGAGCAGCCTCCGACCTCCTGACCTCTGA